Proteins encoded in a region of the Haloglomus salinum genome:
- a CDS encoding phytoene/squalene synthase family protein, with protein sequence MVDDAQLSRSKAIHRRTGRTFYYATRLLPERVRHATYVLYAFFRVADEVVDDAEGVPPAEQRRQLEEIREAALTGETDDPVLAAFSELRERYDIPDGEVEVFIDAMLTDIEKSRYETYEEVEAYMRGSAAAVGVMMTYVMRQDAPEEAIPAARKLGEAFQMSNFLRDVREDIIERDRIYLPLETLERHGVPEAQVERLEYDEAFAAAMREELRRTETLYQEGVAGIGLLPRDCQLPVLIAAVLYADHHRLIRERDCDVLSATPSLSSLRKLRLVAETQWHWFWNKDPETVFAKVSAVPSGTQTSHDHPGEPMPAR encoded by the coding sequence ATGGTCGACGACGCGCAGCTCTCTCGGAGCAAGGCCATCCATCGGCGGACCGGACGGACGTTCTACTACGCGACGCGGCTGCTCCCCGAACGTGTCCGGCACGCCACGTACGTACTGTACGCGTTCTTCCGGGTGGCCGACGAGGTGGTGGACGACGCCGAGGGGGTCCCACCGGCCGAGCAGCGGCGGCAGCTCGAGGAGATCCGGGAGGCCGCACTGACCGGCGAGACCGACGACCCGGTGCTGGCGGCTTTCTCCGAACTCCGGGAGCGCTACGACATCCCCGACGGGGAGGTCGAGGTGTTCATCGACGCGATGCTCACCGACATCGAGAAGTCCCGCTACGAGACCTACGAGGAGGTCGAGGCGTACATGCGTGGGTCGGCCGCCGCGGTCGGCGTGATGATGACCTACGTGATGCGCCAGGACGCCCCCGAGGAGGCCATCCCCGCCGCTCGCAAGCTGGGTGAGGCGTTCCAGATGAGCAACTTCCTCCGGGACGTCCGCGAGGACATCATCGAGCGCGACCGCATCTATCTCCCGCTGGAGACGCTCGAGCGCCACGGCGTCCCCGAGGCGCAGGTCGAGCGGCTGGAGTACGACGAGGCGTTCGCCGCCGCGATGCGCGAGGAACTGCGCCGGACGGAGACGCTGTACCAGGAAGGGGTTGCCGGCATCGGTCTCCTCCCGCGCGACTGCCAGCTTCCGGTTCTCATCGCCGCCGTGCTGTACGCCGACCATCACCGGCTCATCCGCGAGCGCGACTGCGACGTGCTCTCGGCAACCCCGTCGCTGTCCTCGCTTCGGAAGCTCCGGCTCGTCGCGGAGACCCAGTGGCACTGGTTCTGGAACAAGGACCCCGAGACGGTGTTCGCGAAGGTGAGCGCGGTCCCGTCGGGCACGCAGACGAGCCACGACCACCCCGGCGAGCCGATGCCTGCTCGATAG